CGGTCGCTGCAAAATGCATGCATGCCGTCGATCACCATACGGGACGTACCCGAGGACGCTCGCAACGAGCTGGCGGCTCGGGCTGCCTCGAGCGGACGATCGCTGCAGGAGTACCTGCTGGCGCAGCTCATCGAGCTCGCCCGCCGGCCATCCCCTGACGTGCTGATGGCCAGGGTGCGCGAACGCAAACGGGTGACGGGCAGCACGCTGGAACCCGACGTCATCCTCTCCCACCGGGATGCGGACAGGCGGTGACCGCGGTGCCGGACGCCAGCGTCGTCGTGGCTGCGCTCGTGGATGGCGGCCCGGTTGGCGCCTGGGCAGAGTCGGTCCTGGCCGACAACCAGCTGGCCGCCCCCCACCTGCTGCTGGTCGAGGTCGCCAACATCCTCCGACGGACCAGCCTCGCCGCACAGCTGTCGCAGGATGCCGCAGACCTGGCCCACGCTGACCTGCTGGATCTCCGCGTGGCCCTGTTCGACTACGAGACCGTCGCCGACCGCATCTGGCAGCTGCGTCACAACGTCACCACGTACGACGCCTGGTATGTCGCCGTCGCCGAGCGGCTCGACGCCCCACTCGTCACCCTGGACCGCCGACTCAGCACCGCGGCAGGACCGACCTGCACCTTCGTTCTGCCGCCAGCGGCCTGATCCAGCCGGCTTACGTGTCGGTCGGGCACTGTCCGGACGTGGCATACGGCCACCCGTCCGCGGGACGTCTCCTCCTGTGACGGCGCACGGTCTGCAGTCACATCGACGATCGGCGCCGGCCCGGCGGGCCCATGGCCCTGCCGACCCCCAACTCCCGAGCAAGAGGAGCATCACCGCATGTCCATCTCTGCCACCTACCGACGGATCACGGGCGTCCTCGCCCTGCTGGTCCTGACCGCGTTGTTGCCGCTCACCGCGGCAAGCGCACAGGACGAGCGCACCGTCGTCGACCTCGACCTCGTCGCCGACGACGTCTCCGACCCCGTCGAGACCTCGATCCTGTACAGCCGCCAGACCTTCGGCTCCGCCGAGCAGGCCCTTGTCGCCACCTCCTTCGACGGTGCCGACGCGCTGGCCTCGGGCTCGCTGCAGTCCGGCGTCGGCGAGGCCGCCGCCACCGACACCGAGGGCACCGCCGTCACCGGCCGTCCGCTGCTGTTCGTCGACCCGACCGCAGGCCCCGAGCAGGCGCTCTTCGACGAGCTGTCCCGCCTCGGCGTCACCTCGATCATCCTGCTGGGTGGCGAGAGCGCCGTTCCGCCCGCCGTCGCCGACGCCTTCGAGGAGGCAGGGTTCGCTGACGTCCAGCGCATGGGCGGCACCACCCGTGTCGCCACCGCCAGCCTCGTCGCCGAGTACGTGCTGGCCAACAGCGACACCACCACGGCCTACCTCTCCCGTGCGTTCGGCACGGCCGAGGACACCGACACCGCGTACGCCGACTCCT
The nucleotide sequence above comes from Euzebya pacifica. Encoded proteins:
- a CDS encoding FitA-like ribbon-helix-helix domain-containing protein, with the translated sequence MPSITIRDVPEDARNELAARAASSGRSLQEYLLAQLIELARRPSPDVLMARVRERKRVTGSTLEPDVILSHRDADRR
- a CDS encoding type II toxin-antitoxin system VapC family toxin gives rise to the protein MTAVPDASVVVAALVDGGPVGAWAESVLADNQLAAPHLLLVEVANILRRTSLAAQLSQDAADLAHADLLDLRVALFDYETVADRIWQLRHNVTTYDAWYVAVAERLDAPLVTLDRRLSTAAGPTCTFVLPPAA